The sequence below is a genomic window from Thermodesulfobacteriota bacterium.
ACGGATAGAGATTTACTACAGTCAGGTTTTAGATATGCGCTGTCTTTGACGCACAACGAACATGAGGCCGAGGATCTAGTTCAAGATGTGTGGCTAAAGCTTTATATAAAAGGAGCTGAAGCTAAGAGTAAATCTCTATTTTATATCTCCATTAAAAACTTATTCATCGATCGATACAGAAAAAATAAGCTGGTTGCAATTGAAGAGCTTGAAGAACAAA
It includes:
- a CDS encoding sigma factor; protein product: MTDRDLLQSGFRYALSLTHNEHEAEDLVQDVWLKLYIKGAEAKSKSLFYISIKNLFIDRYRKNKLVAIEELEEQ